A stretch of the Nitrospinota bacterium genome encodes the following:
- the purS gene encoding phosphoribosylformylglycinamidine synthase subunit PurS, whose product MKAKVTVTLRDGILDTQGKAVEHALHSLGFTGVKNVRIGKHIEMDIDGADAATAKKQVDEMCGKLLSNPVMENFQITVTEGK is encoded by the coding sequence ATGAAAGCCAAGGTGACGGTGACGCTGCGCGACGGCATCCTGGATACGCAGGGAAAGGCGGTGGAGCACGCCCTCCACTCGCTCGGCTTCACGGGGGTTAAAAACGTCCGCATCGGCAAGCATATCGAGATGGATATCGACGGCGCGGACGCGGCAACCGCCAAAAAACAGGTGGACGAGATGTGCGGGAAGCTCCTGAGCAACCCGGTGATGGAAAACTTCCAGATCACCGTGACGGAAGGGAAATAG
- the purQ gene encoding phosphoribosylformylglycinamidine synthase subunit PurQ, with amino-acid sequence MKNPRIGVVLFPGANCERDTLHAASLLPGAAVRHIWHKDASVGDIDVVFLPGGFSYGDYLRCGAIARFSPVMRSVMEFAEKGGIVIGICNGFQVLTECHLLPGALLMNESRKFICKNIHVRVERNDIAATRALNKGAVLKLPIAHGEGRYYAPPETLQALEANGQVVVRYCDESGNVTPGANPNGALNNIAGICNARGNVFGLMPHPERASEAILGNTDGWGVFKSLTA; translated from the coding sequence ATGAAAAATCCCAGAATCGGGGTGGTGCTGTTCCCCGGCGCGAACTGCGAACGGGACACGCTCCACGCCGCTTCGCTGCTTCCCGGCGCGGCCGTGCGCCACATCTGGCATAAGGACGCCTCGGTAGGGGACATCGACGTGGTATTTCTCCCTGGCGGCTTTTCCTACGGCGATTACCTCCGCTGCGGAGCCATCGCCCGTTTCTCGCCGGTGATGCGGTCGGTGATGGAGTTCGCCGAAAAAGGGGGGATCGTCATCGGCATCTGCAACGGTTTCCAGGTGCTCACCGAATGCCACCTGCTGCCGGGCGCGCTCCTGATGAACGAATCGCGCAAGTTCATATGCAAAAACATCCATGTCCGCGTGGAGCGGAACGACATCGCCGCCACGCGCGCGCTGAACAAGGGGGCCGTGCTGAAACTCCCCATCGCCCACGGCGAAGGGCGGTATTACGCCCCCCCGGAAACGCTGCAAGCGCTGGAAGCCAACGGGCAAGTGGTGGTGCGCTACTGCGACGAGAGCGGCAACGTAACGCCGGGCGCCAACCCCAACGGCGCGCTCAACAACATCGCGGGCATCTGCAACGCGCGCGGCAACGTCTTTGGGCTGATGCCGCACCCGGAACGCGCCTCCGAAGCGATTTTGGGCAACACCGACGGCTGGGGCGTTTTCAAATCGCTTACGGCGTAG
- a CDS encoding cyclic nucleotide-binding domain-containing protein has translation MDIAGIKNIMCEIPMFDNIKQSDIAVLASKLELRRYPANTMVAREGSPGDSVLFITSGKLEIRKESLDGKYTVLAQHGKGKSVGEMALVRGNATPRGASIVATELTEALVLSRKNFEVLIEKNPPIAIQILRNIAAAISDRLDHLGSRYADKQQ, from the coding sequence ATGGACATCGCCGGGATCAAAAACATCATGTGCGAGATACCGATGTTCGACAACATCAAGCAATCCGACATTGCCGTGCTCGCCAGCAAGCTGGAACTCCGCCGTTACCCGGCCAATACCATGGTGGCGAGGGAAGGATCCCCCGGCGACTCCGTGTTGTTTATCACCAGCGGCAAGCTGGAGATACGCAAAGAGAGCCTTGACGGGAAATATACCGTGCTCGCCCAGCATGGCAAGGGGAAGAGCGTGGGCGAAATGGCGCTGGTTCGCGGCAACGCAACGCCGCGCGGCGCCAGCATTGTGGCCACCGAGTTGACCGAAGCGCTTGTCCTTTCGCGCAAAAATTTTGAGGTACTCATCGAAAAAAATCCTCCCATAGCCATACAGATACTGCGCAACATCGCCGCGGCCATAAGTGACCGGCTGGATCATCTCGGCAGCCGCTACGCCGACAAACAACAGTGA
- a CDS encoding PAS domain S-box protein has product MINRLIEKIFRTPFIHILWVSVALSVASSEAITAAMSLYFHGVVTADYLVTGAVASFFVSGGVTLLIIAFVNHVRAIDSRYQEERFAAAAVNVRLAAALEQTGEGVYITDAGNKIVYANPAFTRITGYSAAEVLGKTPDCLKSGKHPEQFYRTMWETLRAGKAWEGRFINRRKDGGLFDQLTGISPVFGQDGTAANYVAVMRDVSREEMLNRARRYFTAVTSHELRTPLSRMQLVESLITMALAAPADQVELLRQAADGLEKCRKDFDDILATTDLLAQLSGGESRGEDRSCHLHFLLQQCAAHTGKRIGEEQRSLTFTVDLARLPAFSIVPAKREMLGWAVNELLANAVRFTPDGGTVPLEASVDGDEAVIAVTDTGIGIPEGSGRDVFEPYFALEDIALHSSGKYRFKSGGMGLGLTLVKMVMEHHNADFSVTSEGENRGTRAVFRLKLPADGTGF; this is encoded by the coding sequence ATGATTAACCGGCTCATCGAAAAAATATTCCGCACACCTTTCATTCACATCTTGTGGGTCAGCGTTGCGCTATCCGTGGCGTCGTCCGAGGCAATCACCGCCGCCATGAGTCTGTATTTTCACGGGGTGGTGACGGCTGATTATCTCGTCACCGGCGCGGTTGCTTCGTTCTTTGTTTCGGGCGGGGTGACATTGCTTATCATCGCGTTCGTTAACCATGTGCGCGCGATTGACAGCCGTTATCAGGAGGAGCGGTTTGCCGCGGCTGCCGTCAACGTCCGCCTCGCCGCCGCGTTGGAGCAGACCGGCGAAGGGGTGTACATCACCGACGCCGGCAACAAGATCGTTTACGCCAATCCGGCTTTCACCCGGATAACCGGCTATTCCGCCGCGGAAGTTTTGGGAAAAACGCCCGACTGCCTGAAAAGCGGCAAGCACCCGGAACAGTTTTACCGGACGATGTGGGAGACGTTGCGCGCCGGAAAGGCGTGGGAGGGGCGTTTCATCAACCGCCGCAAGGACGGCGGCCTGTTCGATCAGCTTACCGGCATTTCCCCCGTGTTTGGCCAGGACGGGACGGCCGCCAATTATGTGGCGGTGATGCGCGACGTTTCGCGGGAGGAGATGCTCAACCGCGCGCGGCGGTACTTCACCGCCGTCACCTCGCACGAGTTGCGCACACCCTTGAGCCGGATGCAGTTGGTGGAATCGCTGATAACCATGGCCCTCGCCGCCCCGGCGGATCAGGTGGAACTCCTGCGGCAGGCCGCCGACGGGTTGGAGAAGTGCCGCAAGGATTTCGACGACATCCTCGCCACCACCGATCTCCTGGCGCAGTTGAGCGGCGGGGAGAGCCGCGGGGAAGACCGCTCCTGCCACCTTCATTTTCTCCTGCAACAGTGCGCGGCCCATACCGGCAAGCGCATCGGCGAGGAACAAAGAAGCCTCACGTTCACCGTTGATTTGGCGCGGTTGCCCGCGTTTTCCATCGTGCCGGCAAAGCGGGAAATGCTCGGCTGGGCGGTGAATGAGCTGCTGGCGAACGCCGTGCGCTTCACGCCGGACGGCGGAACGGTACCGCTGGAAGCAAGCGTCGACGGGGACGAAGCGGTCATCGCGGTAACCGACACGGGCATTGGCATTCCTGAAGGGAGCGGCCGCGATGTCTTCGAGCCGTATTTCGCGTTGGAGGATATCGCCCTCCACTCGTCGGGAAAGTACCGCTTCAAAAGCGGCGGGATGGGACTGGGACTGACGCTGGTGAAGATGGTGATGGAGCACCACAACGCCGATTTTTCCGTGACGAGCGAAGGCGAGAACCGGGGGACACGCGCGGTATTCCGCCTGAAACTGCCGGCGGACGGAACCGGCTTTTAA
- a CDS encoding efflux RND transporter permease subunit — translation MTLPELSIRRHVLAYMMSGVLMLLGYIGYTRLGIDRFPQIEFPVITIMTVMPGANPNVMDSNVTSVIESAVNSVPGINHIQSTSSPGVSVVVVEFSLSKNADVAFNEVQAKVNQILRQLPKGIDNPVVAKVEVGAQPVMWLSLNGDRTLGDMNLYARNVIKKRLENIDGVGQVLIGGERKRQIRVNLNLAALAGLGLSVNDVLGAFEGEHVVLPGGFLSGSHMEFLIKLDAEFHNLNDMRGMIVGYKDNAPIFLREVARVEDGLADYRQLANFNGKPNVGLGIVKVSRSNTIEVIEKVQERLKNEIIPQLPPGLAIEEASNDGLFIRGMVNSLKEHIVESVMLAALVVFLFLKSFRATFIIATAIPVSLLSAIAAMYFSGYTFNTLTLLALLLLIGVVVDDAIVVLENIYRHREHIDRDPVSASINGSQQVVFAVLAATLTLISIFFPVIFMGGIIGRFFQSFAVVVTVGVIASWFVSMTLTPMLCSRFLVMADKETHGPAYRFLDRAFLMMDRWYIRLLEYALSHRWKVVLFTAATVLSTGFFFAMVGKEFVPKEDEGRFIVFFKTPLGSSIDYAAGRLAEVEKVMAGQKEILTYFTAIGLGQAGQVNQGMAFVRLTPKAERKLKQYEVMDALAGKFARIPGVMAFPSAVPMVSGGRGEPLQFTLSGVNLDQVAALAEQMKKKLSADGALGRLDLDLQTDMPQVNISIDRARAATLGLSAIDMAMAVNVLVGGYDAAKYNDEPGDGERYDVRIKAADGQVENPADLKKIYVRSRDGKLVRLDTIASFKKELGPAVIGRLDLKYAANFFSDPAIPLGEAMKKVTDAADAILPMGYTVLMRGQAEEFGKTVGYMIFAFSMSIILLYMVLASQFNSFTQPFIIMVAQPLAIIGGLAALWITGSTLNIFSMIGLVLLMGLVAKNSILLVDFANQLRAEGKDIDAALREACPVRMRPVLMTSFTVIFAMLPAALGLGEGSDTNAPLSIAVIGGMISSTFLTLLVVPSVYSLAERWFEKRAARRRQPGPRPL, via the coding sequence ATGACGCTGCCTGAGCTGTCGATACGCCGGCACGTCCTGGCGTACATGATGAGCGGCGTGCTGATGCTGCTCGGCTACATCGGCTACACCCGGCTGGGGATCGACCGCTTTCCGCAGATCGAGTTTCCCGTCATCACCATCATGACCGTGATGCCCGGCGCCAATCCGAACGTCATGGATTCCAACGTCACCAGCGTCATCGAGTCCGCCGTGAACTCCGTGCCGGGCATCAACCACATCCAGTCCACCAGCTCCCCCGGCGTATCGGTGGTGGTGGTCGAGTTCAGCCTCAGCAAAAACGCCGACGTGGCGTTTAACGAAGTGCAGGCGAAAGTGAACCAAATCCTGCGCCAACTGCCGAAAGGAATCGACAATCCGGTGGTGGCGAAGGTGGAGGTGGGGGCGCAGCCGGTGATGTGGCTTTCGCTCAACGGCGACCGGACGCTGGGGGATATGAACCTTTACGCCCGCAACGTCATCAAGAAGCGGCTGGAGAACATCGACGGCGTCGGCCAGGTTCTCATCGGCGGCGAACGCAAACGCCAGATACGGGTGAACCTGAACCTGGCGGCGCTGGCCGGGCTGGGGCTTTCGGTCAACGACGTGCTGGGGGCCTTCGAGGGCGAGCACGTGGTGCTGCCGGGCGGCTTTCTCTCCGGCTCCCACATGGAATTCCTCATCAAGCTGGACGCCGAGTTCCACAACCTCAACGACATGCGCGGGATGATCGTCGGCTACAAAGACAACGCGCCGATATTTCTGAGGGAAGTGGCGCGGGTGGAGGACGGCCTCGCCGATTACCGGCAGCTTGCCAACTTCAACGGGAAGCCGAACGTGGGGCTGGGCATCGTGAAAGTGAGCCGCTCCAACACCATCGAAGTCATCGAGAAGGTGCAGGAGCGCCTCAAGAACGAGATCATCCCGCAGCTTCCGCCCGGCCTTGCCATAGAGGAGGCTTCCAACGACGGCCTGTTCATCAGGGGCATGGTGAACTCCCTCAAGGAGCACATCGTCGAATCGGTAATGCTGGCGGCGCTGGTGGTATTCCTGTTTCTCAAGAGCTTCCGCGCCACGTTCATTATCGCCACCGCCATCCCGGTATCGCTCCTTTCCGCCATCGCGGCCATGTATTTTTCCGGCTATACGTTCAACACCCTCACGCTGCTGGCGCTGCTGCTGCTGATCGGCGTGGTGGTGGACGACGCCATCGTGGTGCTGGAAAACATCTACCGCCACCGCGAGCATATCGACCGCGACCCGGTGTCGGCCTCCATCAACGGCTCGCAACAGGTGGTCTTCGCCGTGCTGGCGGCGACGCTGACGCTGATCTCCATTTTCTTCCCCGTGATTTTCATGGGGGGGATCATCGGGCGATTCTTCCAGTCGTTCGCGGTGGTCGTCACCGTGGGGGTCATCGCCTCGTGGTTTGTTTCGATGACGCTGACGCCGATGCTCTGCTCCCGCTTTCTCGTGATGGCGGACAAAGAAACGCACGGCCCGGCCTACCGTTTCCTCGACCGGGCGTTCCTCATGATGGACCGCTGGTACATCAGATTGCTGGAATACGCGCTTTCCCACCGCTGGAAGGTGGTGCTGTTCACCGCGGCCACCGTCCTCTCCACCGGTTTCTTTTTCGCGATGGTGGGAAAGGAATTCGTGCCGAAAGAGGACGAAGGGCGTTTCATCGTGTTTTTTAAAACGCCGCTCGGATCCAGCATCGACTATGCCGCCGGCCGCCTCGCGGAAGTGGAAAAAGTGATGGCCGGCCAGAAAGAGATACTGACCTACTTCACCGCCATCGGCCTGGGACAGGCGGGGCAGGTGAACCAGGGAATGGCGTTTGTGCGGCTGACGCCAAAGGCGGAACGCAAGCTCAAGCAGTATGAGGTGATGGACGCGCTTGCCGGAAAATTCGCCCGGATACCGGGGGTGATGGCGTTCCCCTCCGCCGTGCCGATGGTGAGCGGCGGCCGCGGCGAACCGCTCCAGTTTACCCTGAGCGGCGTCAACCTGGATCAAGTGGCCGCGCTCGCGGAACAGATGAAGAAGAAACTTTCCGCCGACGGCGCGTTGGGACGCCTCGACCTCGACCTCCAGACCGACATGCCGCAGGTGAATATCAGCATCGACCGCGCCCGCGCCGCAACCCTCGGCCTTTCCGCCATCGACATGGCGATGGCGGTGAACGTGCTGGTGGGGGGCTACGACGCGGCGAAATATAACGATGAGCCGGGGGACGGCGAACGCTATGACGTACGCATAAAAGCGGCCGACGGGCAGGTCGAAAACCCCGCCGACCTCAAGAAGATATACGTCCGTTCGCGCGACGGCAAGCTGGTGCGGCTCGATACCATCGCATCGTTCAAAAAGGAGCTGGGGCCGGCCGTGATCGGCAGGCTCGATCTCAAATACGCCGCCAATTTCTTCTCCGATCCCGCCATTCCCCTGGGCGAGGCGATGAAAAAGGTTACGGATGCCGCGGACGCGATACTGCCGATGGGATACACGGTGCTGATGCGCGGACAGGCGGAGGAATTCGGCAAAACCGTCGGGTACATGATTTTCGCGTTCAGCATGTCGATCATCCTGCTGTACATGGTGCTGGCCAGCCAGTTCAACAGCTTCACGCAGCCGTTCATCATCATGGTGGCGCAGCCGCTGGCGATCATCGGGGGGCTGGCCGCGCTCTGGATCACCGGCAGCACGCTCAATATTTTTTCCATGATCGGGCTGGTGCTGCTGATGGGGCTGGTGGCCAAAAACTCCATCCTGCTGGTCGATTTCGCCAATCAGCTGCGCGCGGAGGGGAAAGACATCGACGCCGCCCTGCGCGAGGCCTGCCCCGTGCGCATGCGGCCGGTGCTGATGACCAGCTTCACGGTCATTTTCGCCATGTTGCCGGCCGCGCTGGGATTGGGCGAAGGGAGCGACACCAACGCCCCGCTCTCCATCGCCGTCATCGGCGGCATGATCTCGTCGACATTCCTCACGCTGCTGGTGGTGCCAAGCGTCTATTCGCTGGCGGAGCGGTGGTTTGAAAAGCGCGCCGCCCGCCGCCGGCAGCCAGGCCCCCGCCCGCTGTAA